One window from the genome of Poecilia reticulata strain Guanapo linkage group LG9, Guppy_female_1.0+MT, whole genome shotgun sequence encodes:
- the LOC103470648 gene encoding solute carrier family 28 member 3, which translates to MMFQSFADAGSQFVFGDSYTDHFFAFRVMPIVVFLSSVISILYYVGFMPWLICKIGFVMQVIMGTSPAESMAAAGNIFLGNTDAALLIRPYISELTVSAIHAVMSGGFASISGSILGAFISLGVDATHLPTATLMSAPASLAIAKIFWPEKEKTVSIFNDDLKLIKGE; encoded by the exons atg ATGTTTCAGTCATTCGCAGATGCTGGATCTCAGTTTGTGTTTGGTGATAGTTACACTGATCACTTCTTTGCCTTTAGG GTGATGCCCATCGTGGTATTTTTGAGCTCCGTCATCTCCATCCTCTACTATGTTGGCTTCATGCCCTGGCTCATCTGCAAG ATTGGATTTGTAATGCAGGTTATCATGGGGACATCCCCAGCAGAGTCAATGGCTGCAGCTGGGAACATTTTCCTTGGAAAT aCTGATGCAGCTCTCCTGATTCGTCCTTACATCAGTGAGCTAACTGTCTCTGCGATACACGCTGTGATGTCAGGAGGCTTTGCCAGCATTTCTGGTTCCATTTTGGGAGCATTTATTTCCCTTGGG GTAGATGCAACACACTTGCCAACAGCAACATTAATGTCTGCTCCAGCTTCTCTGGCCATCGCCAAAATTTTCTGGCCTGAAAAGGAGAAGACCGTTTCAATATTCAATGATGACCTTAAACTGATCAAAGG AGAATGA